A region from the Patescibacteria group bacterium genome encodes:
- a CDS encoding nucleotidyl transferase AbiEii/AbiGii toxin family protein → MILENLRLIVDKNIGQSPLYLRNLLKEQLQYYLLNFIYNSKYSKDFILKGGTCLRFCYDLPRLSEDLDFDVLNFDKFNYDKFSCDLKEFFGSKLKYNALELKISGVNNLIYVKFPILNEIGFPVNASKPTDVILFVRLDITRAQGDFYKTELKLKASQDFSFLINCYSLSDLFSGKIAAVLMRQVKEGGETKPRFKGRDFFDVYFLLQRGVTANYKYLSSITGIKSKDEIIEMYNSKIKLAIEKKQIIKADILPFFTDQNFVSGFVENMDKFDWTLHFS, encoded by the coding sequence ATGATACTAGAAAATCTTAGACTCATTGTGGACAAAAATATAGGGCAGAGTCCATTGTATTTGAGAAATCTCTTAAAGGAGCAGTTGCAATATTATTTGCTGAATTTTATTTATAATTCTAAATATTCCAAAGACTTTATATTAAAAGGAGGTACTTGCCTGCGTTTTTGCTATGATTTACCTCGTCTTTCCGAGGATTTGGATTTTGATGTTTTAAACTTTGATAAGTTTAATTATGATAAGTTTTCTTGCGATTTAAAGGAATTTTTTGGGAGCAAGTTGAAATATAACGCTTTGGAACTAAAAATATCTGGGGTAAATAATCTTATTTATGTTAAATTTCCGATTCTCAATGAAATTGGATTTCCGGTTAACGCGAGCAAGCCCACGGATGTTATTTTGTTTGTTAGATTGGATATTACCCGCGCGCAAGGAGATTTTTATAAGACGGAGCTAAAGCTCAAAGCGTCCCAAGATTTTTCTTTTTTAATAAACTGCTATTCTTTGTCGGATCTTTTTTCTGGGAAAATTGCGGCGGTTCTTATGAGGCAGGTTAAAGAGGGTGGGGAAACAAAGCCTCGGTTTAAAGGCAGGGATTTTTTTGATGTGTATTTCCTGCTTCAAAGGGGTGTTACGGCGAATTATAAATATTTGTCTTCTATAACAGGGATAAAGAGCAAGGACGAAATTATTGAAATGTATAATTCAAAAATTAAATTAGCGATTGAAAAAAAGCAAATTATTAAAGCGGACATTTTACCTTTTT
- a CDS encoding GAF domain-containing sensor histidine kinase: MKTTNHYTASPKTKQTALSLWKLEKVILDTLHFEEVVQRTVDSILIELGYLKLGYAIVVLALYDKRKKVLKRIAISQTPKAKMAVEQSPVPFHEIDIPASANANLCIKVLKTKKPASTKIWSQILYPAFTKEEALELQKEVGIETSLVYPVITKDKCIGIMIFSMTKGERDVTLEERDLIERFTDIVGLAVQNSKLYSSLQSTTRALKKANSRLKALDKLKDDFVSLASHELRTPLTAIKGYAWLMMNKKQPTSEKRKVYMDRIYTSTERLIHLVNNMLDVSRIEKGRMEFKSEKMDIAKLAWEVKEEISARAKQKGIEIKISADKGFFVRGDMEKLREVLLNLVGNALKFTPQGGEVRIEFTQEKGYVKTSISDTGVGIKKGDIPKLFSKFGRLNNSFSSMSEVPGTGLGLFICKKIVGQLKGKIWVESGFGKGSKFIFLLPRY; this comes from the coding sequence ATGAAAACTACCAATCATTATACCGCCTCTCCAAAAACAAAACAAACCGCGCTTTCTTTGTGGAAACTGGAAAAGGTTATTCTGGACACTTTGCATTTTGAAGAGGTTGTTCAAAGAACGGTGGACAGCATTTTGATAGAATTGGGTTATCTTAAACTCGGATACGCTATTGTTGTTCTTGCGCTATACGACAAGCGAAAGAAAGTTCTAAAACGGATAGCCATTTCGCAAACCCCTAAGGCAAAAATGGCGGTAGAGCAGTCGCCAGTACCGTTTCATGAGATAGACATTCCCGCTTCGGCTAATGCTAATTTGTGTATTAAGGTTTTAAAAACCAAAAAGCCCGCCTCTACTAAAATATGGTCTCAAATATTATATCCCGCGTTCACAAAAGAGGAAGCGTTGGAATTGCAAAAAGAGGTGGGTATTGAAACAAGTTTAGTCTATCCCGTTATTACTAAGGATAAATGTATTGGGATAATGATTTTTAGTATGACTAAAGGCGAAAGGGATGTAACTTTGGAAGAGCGGGACCTCATAGAAAGATTTACGGATATTGTGGGGTTAGCGGTGCAAAATTCCAAACTTTATTCCTCTTTACAAAGTACCACAAGGGCGCTTAAAAAGGCGAACAGTCGTCTTAAAGCTTTGGATAAACTTAAAGACGATTTTGTTTCTCTTGCCTCTCACGAGTTAAGAACCCCGCTTACGGCAATAAAAGGTTACGCGTGGCTTATGATGAATAAAAAACAACCCACTTCCGAGAAGCGGAAAGTTTATATGGATAGGATATACACTTCTACCGAACGGCTTATACATTTGGTGAATAATATGTTGGATGTTTCGCGAATAGAGAAGGGCAGAATGGAGTTTAAATCCGAGAAAATGGATATAGCAAAATTAGCGTGGGAGGTTAAAGAGGAGATTTCTGCTCGCGCTAAACAAAAAGGTATAGAAATAAAAATTTCGGCGGATAAAGGTTTTTTTGTTAGAGGGGATATGGAGAAATTACGAGAAGTGTTGTTAAACCTTGTTGGCAACGCTCTTAAATTTACCCCGCAAGGCGGGGAAGTGCGTATAGAATTTACTCAAGAAAAGGGGTATGTTAAAACTTCCATTTCGGATACAGGGGTAGGGATTAAGAAAGGGGACATACCAAAACTTTTTTCTAAATTTGGCAGGCTTAACAACTCGTTTTCTTCTATGAGTGAAGTACCGGGTACGGGGTTAGGGCTTTTCATTTGCAAAAAGATTGTGGGGCAGTTAAAAGGAAAGATTTGGGTAGAATCGGGGTTTGGCAAGGGAAGCAAGTTTATTTTCCTCCTTCCGCGGTATTGA